A region from the Desulfomarina profundi genome encodes:
- the dnaX gene encoding DNA polymerase III subunit gamma/tau, with protein MSYLVLARKSRPQTFDQVIGQRSVVKTLQNSIARRRVAHAILFSGVRGVGKTTLARIMAKALNCQSEVSNPPCDDCTSCREISAGSSIDLYEIDGASNRGIQEIRELKEKLRFLPTSARYKIFIIDEVHMLTTEAFNALLKTLEEPPEHVYFMFATTEIHKIPITILSRCQQYELKRISAEELSDHFRKLADEEGFEIEPAALSLIVREAEGSVRDGLSLLDQMFSFGEKTISKDDVIELLGLIDRDLLMTVARGLLDGNTGDVLCALEDIFNYSIDIKRFLIDLIDQFRALLFSKIDGCAKLIDLPENELAELKNIAADYHPETLHQKLGMLMATMEDIRNSSHPRLALETSFLKIIEAGNVVAVSTLLGQVDKILAGLPVSDPPPPVTEKLSAETPESQATPETDVENVEIIPPKAQVSPPPAAIAEKPRKEPKPEPEKPQVQPHTRDIRKDWLEFIDYVRERKLWMAQNLEQADSAKQVDGELHLSYSKPAKCMVLRQKENLKQLSEFVLDFFQQSIKIRFIVPDKELDDRDANGESPRRKRRELADDPLVIMAAEIFNGQVGNIRIGPRSR; from the coding sequence ATGTCCTATCTTGTTCTTGCAAGAAAATCCCGCCCCCAGACCTTTGACCAGGTTATAGGCCAGCGCTCCGTCGTGAAGACGTTGCAAAACAGTATTGCCAGGAGAAGAGTCGCCCATGCCATCCTGTTCTCCGGAGTACGCGGTGTCGGCAAAACCACACTGGCCCGGATCATGGCAAAGGCGCTCAACTGCCAGTCCGAAGTAAGCAACCCTCCCTGCGATGACTGTACCTCCTGTCGTGAAATTTCGGCAGGCAGTTCCATTGACCTGTACGAAATTGACGGGGCCTCAAACCGCGGTATTCAGGAGATCAGGGAGCTGAAGGAAAAACTGCGATTCCTCCCCACTTCCGCCAGGTACAAGATATTTATAATTGACGAAGTACACATGCTGACAACAGAGGCCTTTAACGCCCTGTTGAAAACCCTGGAAGAACCGCCGGAGCATGTCTATTTCATGTTCGCCACAACGGAGATCCACAAGATCCCCATTACCATTCTCTCCCGCTGCCAGCAGTATGAGTTAAAACGTATATCGGCAGAAGAGCTGTCCGATCATTTCCGTAAACTTGCCGACGAAGAGGGGTTTGAAATTGAGCCCGCCGCACTTTCTCTTATTGTCCGTGAAGCAGAAGGATCCGTCAGGGACGGATTGAGCCTGCTTGACCAGATGTTTTCCTTTGGTGAAAAAACAATCAGCAAGGATGATGTCATTGAGCTGCTGGGCCTCATCGACCGAGACCTTCTCATGACGGTGGCCCGCGGCCTCCTTGACGGCAATACCGGAGACGTTCTTTGCGCCCTTGAGGATATTTTTAATTATTCAATTGATATCAAACGCTTTCTGATCGACCTCATTGACCAGTTCCGGGCCCTGCTTTTCTCAAAGATTGACGGCTGCGCCAAGCTTATCGACCTTCCGGAGAACGAGCTTGCCGAGTTGAAGAATATTGCGGCAGATTATCACCCGGAAACACTGCATCAGAAACTGGGCATGCTCATGGCAACCATGGAGGACATCCGCAATTCCAGCCATCCGCGCCTCGCCCTTGAAACCTCTTTCCTGAAAATAATTGAAGCGGGAAACGTTGTTGCAGTCTCCACCTTGCTTGGGCAAGTGGATAAAATTCTGGCAGGTCTCCCCGTCTCCGACCCTCCCCCGCCAGTCACTGAGAAACTCTCAGCAGAAACACCGGAATCACAGGCTACACCAGAAACAGACGTCGAAAACGTTGAAATTATACCACCGAAGGCGCAGGTATCACCTCCTCCTGCTGCCATTGCTGAAAAACCCCGAAAAGAACCCAAACCTGAACCCGAGAAACCGCAGGTTCAACCCCATACCAGAGATATCCGTAAAGACTGGCTGGAGTTTATTGATTACGTCAGGGAGAGAAAACTCTGGATGGCGCAAAATCTTGAACAGGCCGACTCCGCAAAACAGGTGGACGGTGAACTGCACCTGAGCTACAGCAAACCAGCGAAGTGTATGGTTCTCAGGCAAAAGGAAAATCTGAAACAGCTTTCCGAGTTTGTTCTCGATTTTTTTCAGCAATCAATCAAGATACGTTTTATAGTACCTGATAAGGAGCTGGACGATAGAGACGCTAATGGAGAATCTCCCCGACGTAAGCGGAGAGAGCTTGCAGACGATCCCCTGGTCATCATGGCGGCGGAAATCTTCAATGGCCAGGTAGGAAATATCAGAATAGGACCAAGAAGCAGGTGA
- the tadA gene encoding tRNA adenosine(34) deaminase TadA, with the protein MDEKADKKWMKLALEMAVLAEKEGEVPVGAVLVGENDLIAGGCNCPRGSKDPTAHAEIMVLRKGAVIVDNYRLPGTTLYVTLEPCIMCMGALVHARVDRLVFGATDPKTGAAVSRYAIGTDGLLNHTLSITGGVLESECGALLKKFFAARRKNSRLQTLQGRG; encoded by the coding sequence GTGGATGAGAAAGCTGATAAAAAATGGATGAAACTGGCCCTGGAAATGGCTGTTCTCGCAGAAAAAGAGGGAGAAGTTCCCGTGGGGGCTGTTCTTGTGGGAGAAAATGATTTGATTGCCGGGGGCTGTAATTGTCCGAGAGGGAGCAAAGATCCAACTGCCCATGCGGAAATAATGGTTTTACGAAAGGGGGCGGTTATAGTAGACAACTACCGATTGCCCGGCACAACACTCTACGTCACCCTGGAACCCTGTATTATGTGCATGGGGGCCCTGGTCCATGCCCGTGTTGACCGTCTTGTCTTTGGCGCCACCGATCCGAAAACCGGCGCAGCAGTGTCCAGGTACGCCATCGGCACCGATGGATTACTCAATCACACTCTTTCGATTACAGGAGGCGTGCTGGAAAGCGAATGTGGTGCACTGCTGAAGAAATTTTTCGCAGCCAGAAGAAAAAACTCAAGACTGCAAACCTTGCAGGGAAGAGGATAA
- a CDS encoding sigma-54-dependent transcriptional regulator, which produces MHKILIYDTYRTTADIMVAALRDKCVLTCKTNKVEFQEEIQAKQHDLVFIDIDDGRSLPLLEKLHNRDPYLPIILTSNNEKAELIVQAMNSGASDFLVHPISPERINIAVDKAIKIRDQRFEIAYLRRNQDVVYDFRDVVAVSPSMRKVITSLERFAGTDSTILITGDTGTGKSFLSGTVHFNSPRRKKPFVKINCANIPEDLLESELFGHEKGAFTGADKQRIGRFEQAGGGTIFLDEIGEMKLRLQTKLLRVLEEKSFERVGGNKTIYSDVRIIAATNKDLVEQVDLGLFREDLYYRINVLPVSLPSLKERKQCIQPLAEILLDKFCKSTHREILGFRREAMEMMIEYDWPGNIRQLANTIERAVILEDGREIRAENLSLPTRKMRKAVRRSAGNDPSAGEKEARESGRRAEKPLSLADQERELILMVLEECLWVQKNAAAKLGISPRALNYKINKLGITHPHWRRNKRKEDREKV; this is translated from the coding sequence ATGCATAAAATTTTAATCTATGACACATATAGGACTACCGCGGATATCATGGTTGCCGCTCTTCGTGATAAGTGTGTTTTGACATGTAAGACTAACAAAGTTGAATTTCAAGAAGAGATTCAGGCAAAGCAGCATGACCTGGTCTTTATTGATATTGACGACGGACGGTCCCTGCCTCTGCTCGAGAAACTTCATAATCGTGATCCCTATCTTCCCATCATTCTGACAAGTAATAACGAAAAAGCAGAATTGATTGTTCAGGCCATGAACAGCGGTGCCAGCGATTTTCTGGTCCACCCCATTTCGCCTGAGCGGATCAATATAGCCGTTGACAAGGCGATAAAAATCCGTGACCAGCGGTTTGAGATTGCCTACCTGCGGAGAAACCAGGATGTCGTCTACGATTTCAGGGATGTGGTTGCCGTCAGCCCTTCCATGAGAAAAGTCATAACCAGTCTTGAACGTTTTGCCGGGACGGATTCCACCATTCTCATAACCGGGGATACGGGAACCGGCAAAAGTTTCCTGTCCGGAACAGTCCATTTTAATTCTCCGCGAAGAAAAAAGCCCTTTGTAAAAATTAACTGTGCCAATATTCCGGAAGACCTTCTTGAGTCTGAACTCTTCGGCCACGAAAAAGGTGCCTTTACCGGAGCTGACAAGCAGCGGATCGGTCGGTTTGAACAGGCCGGCGGCGGCACCATTTTTCTTGACGAGATAGGCGAGATGAAACTGCGCCTGCAAACCAAGCTCCTCAGGGTTCTTGAGGAAAAATCCTTTGAGCGGGTGGGGGGGAACAAAACCATCTACTCGGATGTGCGTATAATTGCCGCCACCAACAAGGATCTTGTGGAGCAGGTGGATCTGGGTCTTTTCAGGGAGGATCTCTACTATCGCATTAATGTCCTGCCGGTATCACTGCCCTCTTTAAAGGAAAGAAAACAGTGCATCCAGCCCCTGGCCGAAATCCTGCTGGATAAATTCTGCAAATCCACCCACCGGGAGATCCTCGGTTTCAGGCGGGAAGCCATGGAAATGATGATTGAATACGACTGGCCCGGAAATATCAGGCAGCTGGCCAATACAATTGAACGGGCAGTTATCCTGGAAGACGGTCGGGAGATCCGGGCGGAGAATCTTTCCCTGCCCACCAGGAAAATGCGAAAGGCTGTTCGCAGATCTGCTGGAAATGATCCATCAGCTGGTGAAAAAGAGGCAAGGGAAAGCGGGCGACGGGCGGAAAAACCACTTTCCCTGGCCGACCAGGAGAGGGAACTTATCCTCATGGTACTGGAGGAATGCCTATGGGTGCAGAAAAACGCGGCGGCAAAGCTCGGTATCAGCCCCCGCGCTCTCAATTACAAAATTAACAAGCTCGGTATTACCCATCCACACTGGCGTCGTAATAAGCGAAAGGAAGACAGGGAAAAGGTATAA